The Hevea brasiliensis isolate MT/VB/25A 57/8 chromosome 9, ASM3005281v1, whole genome shotgun sequence nucleotide sequence AAAGGAAATAGCGAGATTAGTTGTGAGTCACGCAATAGCTCAAATTCACTCTTGGAAGGGAATTTGGGGATAGGCAACCTGTATAATTTGCTAGTTATTGTAAAATGTATAAATGTACAGAAAAATTAGAATAACAGGTTTGATATGGCGTGATTGTTTTTGGAGACATTTGATTTATATGCACTAGTTAATTTATATgtgaaaatcataaaataaaaaaattaaaaaaaaagagagaaaagaaattgatgGATAGAAGCAGCTAGGAGGATGTGGGCAGGGGATGGTGTATAGATAAAAAGTGagagaaaattatttaattaaaaataaaatttcaagctAAGAAGAAAGAGTAAATGTGTGTCTGGAATCTGGGATCAGTAATTTGGCAATAATAATGGTGCCTTTGGGCTCAGTCAATCAGAACTGTATTAAAAACCTTTCTACTTGAGATGCCCACCACAGTTCTTTTATTCACCCCTCACAGTAATATATCAACCCTTAAAGTGTTCTCATCTGTCTCTTTCGTTCTGCAAACAACCACTGaaccccatctctctctctctctctctctctctctctctatctacaTCTCTTTTCTCTAAGTGCCAACTAGGGAACTCGTTGAAGGAACTCAGAGATGAAAGATAACAACCCTTATGACTTCTTCATCAATCTTATATCTACAATTCAAAAGCTACTAGTAATAGGGTTTTAATTCTCATAATTTCTTGTCCTTCTTTTCTGTTTTTCATTGTCTTTTCTCAGAAAAGTAGAAAGAGAGGAGTGAAATTTTTAGCTCTGTCTTTgtaatatgtattttttttttataagcgtCTTTGCAATATGTATAATCCTTCCTTTGCTcctttttctaaatttaaagGGCTTAACTTTTATTAACTTTATTGAGTTTTAGGGAAAATCTGGGCCTCAGAATTTTTAGTACTTTTCTGTTTCTTTCGATATGCAAATCTAATGCAGAGATCTGGATTGATGTACAGGCATCTTAATTACTCGATGACGtacattttaatttcttaatgtTCAGAGAAAAACAAAACATGGCATTTTAGGGTTTCCCAATGCCCTTGATTTTTCATtccaaagaaaatgcagaaacgaacaaacaaacaaacaatCTTCCTTCATGTACACATATTTAATCGTAAATTCTCCAAGAGACCGTCTCCTTATTGACAAATTTGCGATTTTAAGAAAGCACCATTTGCTTTATCTTTTAACCTTGTAAATTTGAAGAATCAAAGAATTGTATGTTAGCTGTTGCTGAGGCATTTATATGTATAATTAAGCAGTCGCTAGCGAAATTCTTACCCTAATTTGATAAACCcacaattttctttaaaaataagttCATGTAAACCATGGCCTTCCATATTTTAATTGTAGCCTTTTCTCCTTATCACTTTGTTGCCCTATAACAATTAGCTCTCTGGAGGGACTCTTTGTTCTGCATAATTAAATTTTCAGCAAatggcaacaagaaaaataatGCAGATGGATTCTGATGAAGATTTCCAGTGGTTGTCACCGCCGCAAACAAGTCACAGCTAGTCAATTTATTTTGTCCATGTAGGGTTTTGAAACTGGGATCCACAGCCTCCCATATGAAAATTGAAAATCCAAATCTTTGAACAAGGTGAAAAACATGTCTTTGATAAGCTTTTCAAAGAAGTAGAAATAAAATTGCATACGTTTCTGTTTCTCTCCAAATGCAAACCGACCTTCTTTTATGAGCCCTCCATATATCCATTAACTGTGTCAGCTGTTAGGTTTCAACACTACTTCAACTTGCTCCATGCATATCTCTGTGCAGCAAAAGCTGCGTGGTCCTGTTTCTTGGTGGATGTTTAATAGGCTGGTCCCTCACCTACAAGAGGTAGTAGAGTCTGAGTAGTTATCATACACACATCAAGATGACAACGTTCTTACAGTGCATATCACAACTTtttttttgaaggaaattaataatagacttaaatctaaattaattttttgatttatTAGGTTATGCATAATTAGATATCATAAAATGCAAATCTCATCTTCCAAAGAGAGTACTGTTAGTGAATGTTCTAACTGGTAATTGCATAATACAGGTAAAATGGATTATAAATTTCAACTTATTTAACCTCTATTCTGGTACAAAGCATGCAATCTTCGACCATTTGACAAGGATTATTGATCAGTCACTAAACCTTTTTTGTAGTTGTAGATAAAGCATGAGTCACCGCTTTTCGAAATATGCAGAGAATTGGTCCCCTGTTGAAATTTTTATATGTTAATGCTACTTTGCTTGCGTTGAAGCAAAAGCTAATTCCTCTATATAGCTACAATTGACACTTCATGTTTTGATCTTAACTGAGGATAATTAGTCCTAACAAGTATTCATTGAGACAATGATTGCTCAACATGCGTGATAAAGGAAATGATAAGATATTGACTAGCACATTTATTTGACCGATGGTGAGGCGTGCCACGTGGCATAACAGATGCCATTGCTTTTCCTTTACGTCTTCCTTACTGTAGCATGGTCGGTTGAATTCCGGCATCTTCCTTTCTCAAATTGTTTAACCTCACCAATAAGTTTATTCTCTGCACTTAAAGCAAACTGCTTAGCTCTCAAACTTGTATGCAGCTATTGATTGAATTCAACAGCAAAATTCAGAAGGGTACTACCAAAGGCAGTGCAGGATCTATACCTTTATATACACTGTAAGTCCAATCGATACACAGATCCTAAATCTTGTATGCATATGCTGTCTTTAATCAGTTACAGACTTTTCCTTCTTTCCAAAATATTTTTTCCACTGTACTTGTTCTATAACTTTTCATTATATTTATCTCTTTGATAAACATCTATTATCCTTATGATTGATGTTTTCCCTTTCAAAACTTGATTGGTTGAAGGGTTCTTCGGGGCTACTAATCAATTCAAGTTCAAATCCCATAAAATACTAGATACTGGCTATGCTTCATCCATTATTATGTTTCTTGAATTTTCCTTCTAATTGTGAACTATAGTCTTGTCTGATCAAGATGTCCTcttctccattttcttcatttgcCTTGCCTTAAATGTGGGGAAATTGGGGTTTGGATAGATGTCTAGTGTTATATTTATCAGATTTCTtgcttttcattttcttcttttgatGGATCTGAAGCAGATATATAATCATGATGAATACCGCATCAAGAAACTTTATACCATAATCCTACTGGTTCAGTTACCCATGCACCAATGATGAGAAATATATGATGATTGCTAGTTCAAAAGAAGTGGATTCTCCAACAAAAAAGGAGGGAGATACAAGTGATGGCAAGATTACCAAGGCTTCATCTAGTTCAACACCATGGTTAAGATTGAAAGATCCAAGAATTGTTCGTGTCTCGCGTGCTTTTGGAGGAAAAGATAGGCATAGCAAAGTTTGCACCATAAGGGGGTTAAGGGACAGGAGAGTAAGGCTTTCAGTTCCCACAGCAATCCAATTGTACGATCTTCAAGATAGGCTTGGACTTAATCAGCCAAGCAAAGTTGTTGACTGGTTGCTTAATGCAGCAAAGCATGAAATTGATGAACTCCCTCCACTTCCAATGCAACCAGTGAACTTTGGCCGGAATCATCAAGCAATTCTAACTTCTTCTCATGAATTGGATGCTTCCCAATCTAAGAAAGAAGGGTTCAAGACGAATAGCAGCATCAATTGGGAAGATCCAGGCGGATTAACAAGACCAAATTTTTGGAGCAGTGATTCAATTTTGAAGGCCAAGTCAAAAGAAGTTGCAAGGGATTCTGTCCATGAGAAAGAAAACTGGACAAAAAGAAATGGTCAAGAAGATGATAAACAGGAAAGCAGTGAAGGTCATAGTAGTGctcatcaagttccatcaagtaGTTTCTTCCCAAGAGTTAGTCATTCTTCCTTACCGAGTTTGATAAATAATACGATGCCATATGGTTCCTTCCTTCAATTAGAGCACACAAATTGTCCCTTATCTCGTTTGGGAAGCCATGGATTTGCTGCCCAAACGGATGATCTACACAACCTAAATGCTGTGCCATTACCATCTACTTTGTCTCTATCATCTGGATCTCAAATTTTGGTGTGTCCACCTGGAACAGCACAACCTTATTTCCCTTCACATGTTACAGCAGCTTCAACGGAGATTGATCCAAGACAAACGAACCACTTTCAGATGTTGACCTCAAGCACTCAAAATCTGTTTCCAAATTCCCTCACTCCAAGTCCTTATCCTATGAACCAATCTGCTAGACCTTTCCATTTCAGTGCAACTCCCAGGCTTTTCCATCCCCACAGTAGTGGAAGTCATCAAA carries:
- the LOC110657702 gene encoding transcription factor TCP13, with protein sequence MMIASSKEVDSPTKKEGDTSDGKITKASSSSTPWLRLKDPRIVRVSRAFGGKDRHSKVCTIRGLRDRRVRLSVPTAIQLYDLQDRLGLNQPSKVVDWLLNAAKHEIDELPPLPMQPVNFGRNHQAILTSSHELDASQSKKEGFKTNSSINWEDPGGLTRPNFWSSDSILKAKSKEVARDSVHEKENWTKRNGQEDDKQESSEGHSSAHQVPSSSFFPRVSHSSLPSLINNTMPYGSFLQLEHTNCPLSRLGSHGFAAQTDDLHNLNAVPLPSTLSLSSGSQILVCPPGTAQPYFPSHVTAASTEIDPRQTNHFQMLTSSTQNLFPNSLTPSPYPMNQSARPFHFSATPRLFHPHSSGSHQTDKDQEFPCK